In Sorghum bicolor cultivar BTx623 chromosome 10, Sorghum_bicolor_NCBIv3, whole genome shotgun sequence, one genomic interval encodes:
- the LOC8070756 gene encoding EH domain-binding protein 1-like protein 1 — MQGEMVVPVASPSSAAPAPSAGRLHPTYKEMIMQALTELRDPGGSSRSAIANYIADHFSGLHSRHDALLSVHLRSLRSHGQLRLVSGNYFVSAATQQPAPGQKRGRGRPRKNPDLAPSASVPAYQGPKRGRGRPRKDAQDPVASSPSPLQGASAPPPPSGVKRGRGRPRKDALVPPPSSSSPLLGAIHPPPPSGVKRGRGRPRKSALVPVRSSFSQLLKSIAPPPPSGVKRGRGRPRKDAYPAVAPLVGAEQGPSGGQPQRNTAPLSPPPVRPSRVAVDVNALRGSSMNISACSNSVVGGKEKMEPESVQSADASLAKRGRGRPRKEKALETSHLKAAQMTEGQLEALTAQAADQAEAVQNEVEARDLQSLGTSLTEKKMTESQQEALTAQAADQAGAVQNEVEATDLQSLGTPLTEKRGRGHPRKRPLETETSEARVAASAVKRGRGRPKKEKTLETGDLEVAQMTEGRHEALHAQAVDQTGPMENEVEARILQSLGTSLAEKKMTEGHQEALTAQAADQAGAVQNEVEARDLQSLGTSSTEKRGRGRPRKRPLETGTAGAGVPASTVKRGRGRPRKEKTLETGDLKVAQMTEGQHKALPAQAVDQGGLMQNEVEARILQSFGTPLMEKRGRGRPRKRPLETETTETQVDALVKKRGRGRPRKARPFETGSVETAVEVSRDLAEDGPEKDGDVVSGKKAEAQGVLLVEEIDNGTADAGCLVVPREEVAIAPMDAGGVLLSGEEAAVAPMDAGCATPRVDPMDVGTKSH; from the exons ATGCAAGGCGAAATGGTGGTTCCCGTCGCGTCGCCTTCGTCGGCGGCGCCGGCACCCTCCGCCGGCCGTCTCCATCCGACATACAAGGAG ATGATCATGCAGGCGCTGACGGAGCTCCGGGACCCCGGCGGGTCGAGCCGCAGCGCAATCGCTAACTACATCGCCGACCACTTCTCCGGCCTCCACTCTCGCCACGACGCCCTCCTCTCCGTCCATCTCCGCAGCCTCAGGTCCCATGGCCAACTTCGCCTCGTCTCTGGCAACTACTTCGTCTCCGCCGCCACTCAGCAGCCTGCTCCGGGTCAGAAGCGTGGTCGGGGCCGGCCTCGCAAGAACCCAGATTTAGCCCCTTCCGCCTCGGTTCCGGCGTATCAGGGCCCCAAGCGAGGGCGTGGACGCCCACGCAAGGACGCCCAAGACCCGGTGGCTTCCTCTCCTTCGCCGCTGCAGGGGGCAAGTGCTCCGCCGCCTCCATCTGGGGTCAAGAGGGGTCGTGGACGCCCGCGGAAGGACGCCCTTGTCCCTCCTCCTTCCTCTTCTTCGCCACTGCTGGGCGCGATTCATCCGCCGCCTCCATCTGGGGTCAAGAGGGGCCGTGGACGCCCTCGGAAGAGCGCCCTTGTCCCTGTGCGTTCCTCCTTTTCACAGCTACTGAAATCTATTGCTCCACCACCTCCGTCTGGGGTCAAGCGGGGGCGTGGACGCCCGCGCAAGGATGCCTACCCTGCTGTGGCGCCGTTGGTTGGAGCTGAGCAGGGACCTTCTGGTGGACAACCACAGAGAAATACGGCTCCTCTCTCACCGCCACCTGTCCGGCCGTCCAGGGTTGCTGTTGATGTTAATGCTTTGCGTGGTTCCTCCATGAACATATCTGCCTGTAGTAACAGTGTGGTtggtgggaaagagaagatggaaCCTGAATCTGTGCAGTCCGCGGATGCTTCATTGGCTAAGAGAGGGCGTGGGAGGCCCAGAAAGGAGAAGGCATTGGAAACTAGCCACTTGAAAGCCGCACAGATGACTGAGGGTCAACTTGAAGCTCTGACTGCACAAGCTGCAGACCAAGCTGAGGCTGTCCAAAATGAAGTTGAAGCTAGGGATTTGCAATCCTTGGGTACTTCTTTGACAGAGAAGAAAATGACTGAGAGTCAACAGGAAGCTCTGACTGCACAAGCTGCAGACCAAGCTGGGGCTGTGCAAAATGAAGTTGAAGCTACGGATTTGCAATCCTTGGGTACACCTTTGACAGAGAAGAGAGGCCGCGGGCATCCTAGAAAGAGGCCGTTGGAAACCGAAACTTCAGAAGCAAGGGTTGCTGCATCAGCAGTGAAGAGAGGCCGTGGGAGGCCAAAAAAGGAGAAGACTTTAGAAACTGGGGACTTGGAAGTTGCACAGATGACTGAGGGTCGACATGAAGCTCTGCATGCACAAGCTGTAGACCAAACCGGGCCTATGGAAAATGAAGTTGAAGCTAGGATTTTGCAATCCTTGGGTACTTCTTTGGCAGAGAAGAAGATGACTGAGGGTCATCAGGAAGCTTTGACTGCACAAGCTGCAGACCAAGCTGGGGCTGTGCAAAATGAAGTTGAAGCTAGGGATTTGCAATCCTTGGGCACTTCTTCTACAGAGAAAAGAGGCCGCGGACGTCCTAGAAAGAGGCCGCTGGAAACCGGAACTGCAGGAGCGGGGGTTCCTGCATCCACAGTGAAGAGAGGCCGTGGTAGGCCAAGAAAGGAGAAGACATTGGAAACTGGGGACTTGAAAGTTGCACAGATGACGGAGGGTCAACATAAAGCTCTGCCTGCACAAGCTGTAGACCAAGGTGGGCTTATGCAAAATGAAGTTGAAGCTAGGATTTTGCAATCCTTTGGTACTCCTTTGATGGAGAAGAGAGGTCGTGGGCGACCTAGAAAGAGgcctctggaaactgaaactacAGAAACCCAAGTTGATGCATTGGTGAAGAAGCGAGGGCGTGGCAGGCCAAGAAAGGCCAGGCCTTTTGAAACTGGATCTGTGGAAACTGCAGTTGAGGTGTCTAGGGACTTGGCAGAAGATGGGCCTGAAAAAGATGGGGATGTTGTGTCAGGGAAGAAAGCAGAAGCTCAAGGTGTACTTTTGGTTGAGGAGATAGACAATGGCACTGCAGATGCTGGATGTTTGGTAGTGCCAAGAGAGGAGGTAGCAATTGCTCCAATGGATGCTGGAGGTGTGCTATTATCTGGAGAGGAGGCAGCCGTCGCTCCCATGGATGCTGGGTG